The genomic region TCACCAGGTGCATGCCTTCATTTTCTTCAGTCATATGACCTATTACCGTTAGATGCGGGTTTCCTTTGATCTTATCGTAATCTTCCTGCGCAATGGTAAATAATAATTCGTAATCTTCACCACCGCTTAAAGCGATCGTAGTACTATCGATGTTGAATTCCTCACAAACTGAGATCACAGCAGGATCCAGCGGAATCTTCTCCTCATAGAGATTGGCGCCTACTCTTGAATTCTTGCAGAGGTGGATGATCTCAGAGGACAAGCCATCACTGATATCGATCATAGAATTTGGCTTTACACCAAGATCGCTCAGAAGCTTAGCGATATCCTTTCGGGCTTCAGGTTTTAATTGTCTTTCAATAAGATAGGTGTACTGCTCAAGATCTGGCTGAGAATTTGGATTCGCTTTAAAAACCTGTTTCTCACGCTCCAGTACCTGAAGACCCATATAAGCAGCTCCAAGATCACCGGTTACCACGAGAAGATCGTTAGGTTTAGCACCATCCCTGTAAACAATATTCTCCTTTTTGGCATGACCAATTGCCGTAACGCTGATCATAAATCCCGATGTAGAAGAAGTGGTGTCTCCACCAATAACGTCGACATTATAAACTTTCGATGCTAATTGTACACCGGCATAAAACTCTTCCAGCGCTTCTACCGGAAACCTGTTCGATACAGCGATAGAAACTGTGACCTGGCTCG from Christiangramia sp. OXR-203 harbors:
- the thiL gene encoding thiamine-phosphate kinase — its product is MFDNSQESKTNLSELGEFGLIEHLTKHFSPKLDSTIKAIGDDAAVLQFDAEETVISTDLLIEGVHFDLAYMPLKHLGYKALMVNLSDIYAMNATASQVTVSIAVSNRFPVEALEEFYAGVQLASKVYNVDVIGGDTTSSTSGFMISVTAIGHAKKENIVYRDGAKPNDLLVVTGDLGAAYMGLQVLEREKQVFKANPNSQPDLEQYTYLIERQLKPEARKDIAKLLSDLGVKPNSMIDISDGLSSEIIHLCKNSRVGANLYEEKIPLDPAVISVCEEFNIDSTTIALSGGEDYELLFTIAQEDYDKIKGNPHLTVIGHMTEENEGMHLVTRANQKLPLIARGWNSMDKEED